The window GTACGATCAGCTGGCCTATTTCTACAAGCACGGTCTGGGCTACGCCAATGAGATGGCGAATCGCCCGCAGACGCTATATGGGATCGCCGATTCACCGGTCGGCCTGGCCGCGTGGATGCTCGATCACGACGCACAGAGTCTGGCGCTCATCACTCGCGTATTCGATGGGAAGTCCGAGGGCCTGACGCGCGACGACGTGCTGGACAACGTCACGCTCTACTGGCTGACCAACACGGCGGTGTCGTCGGCCCGTTTGTATTGGGAAAGCAAGCTGCCGTTTTTTGCTCCGAAGGGCATCGCAATCCCGGCCGCCGTCAGCGCCTTTCCTGAGGAGCTCTACCAGGCGCCGCGGAGCTGGACGGAGAAGGCGTATCCGAAGCTCATTTACTACAACAGGCTCGATAAGGGCGGTCATTTTGCCGCGTGGGAGCAACCGGCACTCTTTACCACCGAACTCCGAGCTGCCTTCCGTTCGCTGCGGTCCTCGACGTCCGCCACGGCCGCGAAATGACGTGCGACCGCAATCGGCGCCGGTTCTTGAGCGCGGCGGCCGTGGCGGTTGCCGCGGCGCCGCTGCGGGCCGTCGCGGCGCGCCGTCCGCAATCCACGAGCGCAAATACCTTCGGCGCGCTGAAGCAGATTGACGCCGGCGTCCTGAATGTCGGGTATGCCGAACTCGGTCCGGCGCAGGGCGGCGCAGTGGTCCTCCTCCACGGCTGGCCGTACGACATTCACAGCTACGTCGACGTCGCGCCGCTGCTGGCGTCGGCCGGATACCGCGTCATCGTGCCCTACCTGCGCGGCTATGGCACCACGCGCTTTCTGTCAAGCGACACGCCGCGAAATGGCCAGCAGGCCGCGTTGGCCGCCGACACGATCGCGCTGATGGATGCGCTCGCGATCGACAAGGCGACCATCGCTGGCT of the Vicinamibacterales bacterium genome contains:
- a CDS encoding alpha/beta hydrolase; the protein is MVIPSLPGYGFSGKPAGTGWDPIRVARAWIVLMKRLGYTRYVAQGGDWGNAVTEQMALLAPPELIGIHTNMPATVPPGIDAAAFAGAAAPTGLSTEEQHAYDQLAYFYKHGLGYANEMANRPQTLYGIADSPVGLAAWMLDHDAQSLALITRVFDGKSEGLTRDDVLDNVTLYWLTNTAVSSARLYWESKLPFFAPKGIAIPAAVSAFPEELYQAPRSWTEKAYPKLIYYNRLDKGGHFAAWEQPALFTTELRAAFRSLRSSTSATAAK